The following proteins are encoded in a genomic region of Micromonospora olivasterospora:
- a CDS encoding PQQ-binding-like beta-propeller repeat protein produces the protein MGFPKGRRGVAAVVAALLGVGAVAVVVHRVLAPAEVETVARAGYPSAVNPAGGVVGRLPVAPLIVDGRLRVYTAARQVYADQPADGRYRTSPYWSYRRWPARLSGVVAEGTTVVSHWSDGKLVALDARTGRVAWRADGPAPVDHPAARRTGAGTVWDPPGLFLARSADGRAVLVVSGRRGVRGFALADGRQLWSAGVDDRCRADVGTTAAGQFVAVDRCAGQPAVEYRDVSTGTPTARWQPPGGTAELSATLVGCVSHRSRCRGLRAAGPADAPARGWLVGAGPPVAAPGLDGAGSELAGERVVGVTEGVLTARSVRTGEELWRRGDLGPVRILAAQPGRVHLLTDGNDLVTLDPATGAQRSRFPLTVGRDGLGWAPGLAYAADGYVAVERLREPVDPDADDQRYFLMSEPVVLAAT, from the coding sequence ATGGGGTTCCCGAAGGGGCGGCGCGGGGTCGCGGCGGTGGTCGCGGCGCTGCTCGGCGTCGGGGCGGTCGCGGTCGTCGTGCACCGGGTGCTGGCTCCCGCCGAGGTCGAGACGGTCGCCCGGGCCGGCTATCCGTCGGCGGTCAACCCGGCCGGCGGGGTGGTGGGCCGGCTGCCGGTGGCCCCGCTGATCGTGGACGGCCGGCTCCGCGTCTACACGGCCGCCCGCCAGGTGTACGCCGACCAGCCCGCCGACGGCCGCTACCGCACCAGCCCGTACTGGTCGTACCGGCGCTGGCCGGCCCGGTTGAGCGGGGTGGTGGCCGAGGGCACCACCGTCGTCAGCCACTGGTCGGACGGGAAGCTGGTGGCGCTGGACGCGCGTACCGGACGGGTCGCCTGGCGGGCCGACGGCCCGGCGCCCGTCGACCACCCGGCCGCCCGGCGCACCGGGGCCGGGACCGTCTGGGACCCGCCGGGGCTCTTCCTCGCCCGGTCCGCCGACGGCCGGGCGGTGCTGGTGGTCTCCGGGCGGCGCGGGGTGCGTGGCTTCGCGTTGGCGGACGGCCGGCAGCTCTGGTCGGCCGGTGTGGACGACCGGTGCCGCGCCGACGTGGGCACCACGGCGGCCGGGCAGTTCGTGGCGGTCGACCGCTGCGCCGGCCAGCCCGCCGTCGAGTACCGCGACGTGTCGACCGGCACGCCGACGGCCCGCTGGCAGCCCCCGGGCGGCACCGCGGAGCTGTCCGCCACCCTGGTCGGCTGCGTGAGCCACCGCTCCCGGTGCCGGGGCCTGCGCGCCGCCGGCCCGGCCGACGCGCCGGCCCGGGGTTGGCTCGTCGGCGCGGGCCCGCCCGTCGCCGCGCCGGGCCTCGACGGGGCCGGGTCCGAGCTGGCCGGCGAGCGGGTCGTCGGGGTGACCGAAGGGGTGCTGACCGCGCGGTCCGTCCGGACCGGCGAGGAGCTGTGGCGCAGGGGCGATCTCGGGCCGGTCCGGATCCTGGCCGCCCAGCCCGGCCGGGTGCACCTGCTCACCGACGGGAACGACCTGGTCACCCTCGACCCGGCGACCGGTGCGCAGCGCTCCCGCTTCCCGCTCACGGTGGGCCGGGACGGGCTGGGCTGGGCGCCCGGCCTCGCGTACGCGGCGGACGGCTACGTGGCGGTGGAGCGGCTCCGCGAGCCGGTCGACCCGGACGCGGACGACCAGCGCTACTTCCTCATGTCCGAACCGGTGGTGCTGGCGGCCACCTGA
- a CDS encoding SRPBCC family protein: protein MATVAVTQIIEAPAVELWRLLVDLPVRVDWLSTVRGVELLAAGRLAPGTAWRETRIRPDGAAHAEEFVVVEAVPARRLVLSSPGVGVDYRTTWTLRPVRRRGRACTAVTVRQEALPTAPYGRVLALLFGGLAARAVEGAFRRDLADLARAVRPPAAAAAA, encoded by the coding sequence ATGGCGACGGTCGCGGTCACCCAGATCATCGAGGCGCCGGCCGTCGAGCTCTGGCGGCTGCTGGTCGACCTGCCGGTCCGCGTCGACTGGCTCTCCACGGTCCGCGGGGTCGAGCTGCTCGCGGCGGGCCGGCTCGCCCCCGGCACCGCGTGGCGGGAGACCCGCATCCGGCCCGACGGGGCCGCCCACGCGGAGGAGTTCGTCGTGGTGGAGGCCGTCCCGGCCCGGCGGCTGGTGCTCAGCTCGCCCGGCGTCGGCGTGGACTACCGGACGACCTGGACCCTGCGCCCGGTGCGACGGCGCGGTCGGGCGTGCACCGCCGTGACCGTGCGGCAGGAGGCGCTGCCCACCGCCCCCTACGGCCGGGTCCTCGCCCTGCTCTTCGGCGGCCTGGCCGCCCGCGCGGTCGAGGGCGCGTTCCGCCGCGACCTCGCCGACCTCGCCCGCGCCGTCCGGCCCCCGGCTGCCGCGGCGGCGGCCTGA
- a CDS encoding DUF397 domain-containing protein produces the protein MQPRRPSRVPSPHRARRASAGDAAAPRVALGNVRDSKDPSGPALAVRPAGWTAFVEAVRVGGFRA, from the coding sequence GTGCAGCCGCGTCGACCGTCCCGGGTCCCGTCGCCGCACCGCGCGCGGCGGGCGTCCGCCGGCGACGCCGCGGCGCCGCGGGTCGCCCTGGGGAACGTACGCGACTCCAAGGACCCGTCCGGCCCGGCGCTGGCCGTGCGCCCCGCGGGCTGGACGGCCTTCGTCGAGGCGGTCCGGGTCGGGGGGTTCCGGGCCTGA
- a CDS encoding homogentisate 1,2-dioxygenase — protein MPYYRSVGEVPRKRHTQFRQPDGTLYAEELMGQEGFSSDSSLLYHRHAPTAIVAAEEYRPPAFTRAPNLPLKPRHLHTHKLDGGTADPILGRRYLLANDDVRIAYVLADQPSPLFRDATGDHCLYVESGTMRVESPFGVLDAVAGDYVIIPTSAIHRLVPTGDEPVRLLAIEAAGHVGPPKRYLSVRGQFLEHSPYCERDVRGPDAPLLVDGEDVEVLVRHRSRAGSPGGSGTAWTRHIYANHPFDVVGWDGHLYPWAFSIHDFEPITGRIHQPPPVHQTFQGPNFVVCSFVPRKVDYHPDAIPVPYNHHNVDSDEMLFYTGGNYEARRGSGIEQGSISLHPSGFTHGPQPGAAERAIGAEFFDELAVMVDTFRPLDLCDAAGECEDPGYAWTWARRT, from the coding sequence ATGCCGTACTACCGCAGCGTCGGCGAGGTGCCCCGGAAGCGGCACACGCAGTTCCGCCAGCCCGACGGCACCCTGTACGCCGAGGAGCTGATGGGCCAGGAGGGCTTCTCCTCCGACTCGTCCCTGCTCTACCACCGCCACGCCCCGACCGCGATCGTCGCCGCCGAGGAGTACCGCCCGCCGGCGTTCACCCGGGCGCCGAACCTGCCGCTCAAGCCCCGCCACCTGCACACGCACAAGCTCGACGGCGGTACCGCCGACCCGATCCTCGGCCGGCGGTACCTGCTCGCCAACGACGACGTCCGGATCGCGTACGTGCTGGCCGACCAGCCGTCCCCGCTGTTCCGCGACGCCACCGGCGACCACTGCCTCTACGTGGAGTCGGGCACGATGCGGGTGGAGTCGCCGTTCGGCGTCCTCGACGCGGTGGCCGGCGACTACGTCATCATCCCCACCTCGGCCATCCACCGGCTCGTGCCGACCGGCGACGAGCCGGTCCGGCTGCTGGCCATCGAGGCGGCCGGGCACGTCGGCCCGCCCAAGCGCTACCTGTCGGTCCGGGGTCAGTTCCTGGAGCACTCGCCGTACTGCGAGCGGGACGTCCGGGGACCGGACGCGCCGCTGCTGGTCGACGGCGAGGACGTCGAGGTGCTGGTCCGCCACCGGTCCCGGGCTGGAAGCCCGGGTGGCAGCGGCACAGCTTGGACGCGTCACATCTACGCCAACCACCCGTTCGACGTGGTCGGCTGGGACGGGCACCTCTACCCGTGGGCGTTCTCCATCCACGACTTCGAGCCGATCACCGGCCGGATCCACCAGCCACCGCCGGTGCACCAGACGTTCCAGGGCCCGAACTTCGTCGTCTGCTCGTTCGTGCCGCGCAAGGTGGACTACCACCCGGACGCCATCCCGGTGCCGTACAACCACCACAACGTCGACTCCGACGAGATGCTGTTCTACACGGGCGGCAACTACGAGGCCCGGCGCGGCTCCGGCATCGAGCAGGGCTCCATCTCGCTGCACCCGTCCGGGTTCACGCACGGCCCCCAGCCGGGCGCGGCCGAGCGGGCGATCGGCGCCGAGTTCTTCGACGAGCTGGCGGTCATGGTCGACACGTTCCGGCCGCTGGACCTCTGCGACGCCGCGGGCGAGTGCGAGGACCCGGGGTACGCCTGGACCTGGGCGCGCCGGACCTAG
- a CDS encoding tetratricopeptide repeat protein, producing the protein MSSDATAEGHLQRAQLLADLGRYDEAAGEVGFALALEPANPTALTTLARVHLAAGRPDEARAAAEAALTVAPDTAGPLVVRGLALADLGEYAESARTAERLLATGPDDPYAQRSAAAILSGARNGQPALNAAWRGVELAPEEPQAHLVLGLVAARLRLYDLAERAYREALRLDPELTGAADEPGVVRLERRRYAEALAELSETVPVVPVPVPDPRRSVSDDVRRLVLYGAGWSLVGTVLVAVAAAGASGPSRFLAVLVALSGAVVGWLLAARVPGLTRTVLPELFRSDRSLALAVYAVAAAPVLLLLYAAVGTPWPLVLAIVVTAVAELAVFSRTVR; encoded by the coding sequence ATGTCGAGCGACGCCACCGCCGAGGGCCACCTCCAGCGGGCCCAGCTCCTGGCCGACCTGGGCCGGTACGACGAGGCCGCCGGCGAGGTGGGTTTCGCGCTCGCCCTGGAACCGGCGAACCCGACCGCGCTGACCACGCTCGCCCGGGTACACCTCGCCGCCGGCCGGCCCGACGAGGCCCGGGCCGCCGCCGAGGCGGCGCTGACCGTCGCCCCGGACACGGCCGGCCCGCTCGTCGTGCGCGGGCTCGCGCTGGCCGACCTGGGCGAGTACGCCGAGTCCGCCCGCACCGCCGAGCGGTTGCTGGCCACCGGCCCCGACGACCCGTACGCCCAGCGCAGCGCGGCGGCGATCCTCTCCGGCGCGCGCAACGGGCAGCCCGCCCTCAACGCCGCCTGGCGGGGCGTGGAGCTGGCCCCGGAGGAGCCGCAGGCGCACCTGGTCCTCGGCCTCGTCGCCGCCCGCCTGCGCCTGTACGACCTGGCCGAGCGGGCGTACCGGGAGGCGCTGCGGCTCGACCCGGAGCTGACCGGCGCGGCCGACGAGCCGGGCGTCGTCCGGCTGGAACGGCGCCGGTACGCCGAGGCGTTGGCGGAGCTGTCGGAGACCGTCCCGGTCGTCCCCGTGCCGGTCCCCGACCCGCGCCGGAGCGTCTCCGACGACGTGCGCCGGCTCGTGCTGTACGGCGCGGGCTGGTCGCTGGTCGGCACCGTCCTGGTGGCGGTCGCGGCAGCCGGGGCGTCCGGGCCGTCCCGGTTCCTCGCGGTGCTGGTGGCGCTCAGCGGGGCGGTGGTGGGCTGGCTGCTGGCGGCCCGGGTGCCGGGGTTGACCCGTACCGTCCTGCCGGAGCTGTTCCGTTCGGACCGGTCGCTGGCGCTCGCCGTGTACGCGGTGGCCGCCGCGCCTGTCCTCCTGCTGCTGTACGCGGCCGTGGGTACGCCGTGGCCGCTGGTCCTGGCGATCGTCGTCACCGCCGTGGCGGAGCTGGCGGTGTTCTCCCGTACCGTGCGCTGA